The Methanoculleus horonobensis genomic interval TAAGACGATCATGGCCGGGCTTCTGATCCGCGAACTCCTGATGCGGGCAGATGCCGAACGGATCCTGATCGTTGCTCCGGGGAGTCTCGTGGAGCAGTGGCAGGACGAGATGTATGAAAAGTTCGGCCTTGAGTTCACTATCTTCTCCCGCGACCTCGCGGAACAATCGCTCGGCGGCAACCCGTTCGACGACCACCCTCTCTTAATTGCCCGGCTCGATCAGCTCTCGCGGAACGAGGAACTGCAGGAGAAACTCGCACACACCCAATGGGACCTTGTGGTGGTGGACGAGGCCCACAAGATGTCGGCGACGTACTACGGGTCGAAGGTGAACCGGACACAGCGGTTCAGGCTCGGAGAACTGCTCGGCGCTCATACCCGCCACCTCCTTCTGATGACGGCGACGCCGCACAACGGAAAGGAGGAGGACTTCCAGCTCTTCCTCTCCCTGCTGGACTCAGACCGGTTCTATGGTAAGTTCAGGGACGGCGCTCACAAGGTGGATGTCTCGGACCTGATGCGCCGGATGGTGAAGGAGGACCTCCTGAAGTTCGACGGGACACCCCTCTTCCCCGAGCGGATCGCGGAATCGGTCACATATACACTCTCCGATGCAGAGGCCGCCCTCTACCAGCAGGTCACCCAGTACGTCCGGGAGGAGATGAACAAGGCCGACCGGATCGAGAACAACCAGCGGAAAGGTGCGGTCGGGTTTGCCCTCACCGGGCTGCAGCGGCGACTGGCCTCGAGCCCGGAGGCGATCTATCAGTCATTGAAACGCCGGCGCGAGCGGCTGAAGCGCCGCGTGGAGGAGATGAAGATCGACTCACGCGGCCAGGCGCTCGCCGAGACGCTCTTTGACGTCCGGACGAACGGCGACGTGTGGGACGCCGACGAAGAGATGGCGGCCGACGAGTACGAGGAGTACGAGGAGGAAGTCGTCGACCAGGCTACCGCCTCGCGGACAATCCACGAACTGGAGGCCGAGATTCGGATCCTCGAAGGGCTGGAGGAACGGGCACGACAGGTTGTTCGGTCAGGTCACGACCGGAAGTGGGAGGAACTCTCCCGGCTCCTGCAGGACACGCCCCAGATGCATGAGGAGAGCGGGCGGCAGCGGAAGCTGATCATCTTCACCGAGTACAAGGACACCCTCCGGTATCTGGCAGCGCGGATCCGCGGGCTACTCGGGTCAGAGGTGGCGGTGGTCACCATCGATGGAAGCGACCGGCGGGAGGAGCAGCGGAAGAAGCAGGAGATGTTCAGGAGCGACCCGGTGGTGCGGATCCTGATCGCCACGGATGCGGCCGGGGAGGGCGTGAACCTCCAGAATGCCCACCTGATGGTGAACTATGACCTGCCGTGGAACCCCAACCGGCTGGAGCAGCGGTTCGGCCGGATCCATCGTATCGGGCAGACCGAGGTCTGCCGCCTCTGGAACCTGGTGGCGGCCGAGACAAGGGAGGGCGATGTTTACCAGCGGCTGCTCCAGAAGCTGGAGACCGAGCGGAAGGCCCTCGGTGGGCGGATCTTCGACATCCTCGGGGAGGTCTTTGATGAGCGGAGCCTGCGGGATCTGTTGATCGAAGCGATCCGATATGGCGACGACCCCGAGGTGCGGGCGCGGCTCCTGCGACGGGTCGAGGGCGCCCTCGATACCGAACGCCTGCAAGAACTCATGCGGCAGAACGCTCTCTGTGAGGTGGTGATGGACGAGGGGAGGCTGTTCGCGCTCAAGGCCGATATGGAGAAGGCGGAGGCGAGGAAACTGCAGCCCTACTTCATCAGGGCGTTCTTCACCCGGGCGTTTGAGGAGGTGGGGGGCGAACTGCGGGCGCGTGAGCCGGGAAGGTGGGAGATCACCCATGTGCCTGCGGCGATCCGCGAGCGTGACCGGCAGATCTCGGGGCGTGACCGCCGGTACATGCAACCGGTGCTGAACCGCTACGAGCGGGTCTGCTTCGAGAAGGAGTACGTCCGGCTGCTCGATCGCGTGGGGGCGCCGATGGCGGCGCTGATCCACCCTGGCCACCCTCTGATGCAGGCGGCGACCGATCTCGTGCTGGAGAGGCACCAGCCGAAGCTCCGGCAAGGTGCGGTGCTGGTTGACCCAAACGATCCAGGGACGACGCCGCGGGTACTCTTCATCATCGATCACTCGGTACGAGATGGGAATGATGGGAGTCGCACGGTCTCGCGGCGGATGCAGTTCGTGGCGATCGATGACGGAGGAAGGGCGGAGAACGCTGGCTGGGCTCCTCATCTCGACCTTCAACCGATCGGCGAGGAGGAGCGGGAGCTGGTTGCCGACGTCCTCACTTCACCGTGGATCAACACCGACCTCGAACGACTGGCCCTCGCCCATGCGACCGAACGGATCGTGCCGGAGCACTTTGCCGAGGTGAAGGAGCGGCGGGAACAGACGGCCGACCGGACGATGGCGGCGGTGCAGGCCCGGCTGGTGAAGGAGATCAACTTCTGGCAGGACCGTGTCATCAGGCTGCAGGACGACCAACGGGCCGGAAAAGATGTACGGATGAACCTCGAGAACGTCCGCCGGACTGTGGACGATCTTACGACACGGCTCGCGCGACGGCAGCGCGAGCTGGCGGCGATGCGGCACGTCATCTCGGCGACGCCGGTGATCGCCGGTGGTGCACTGGTGATCCCGGCGGGGCTGCTTGCGGCTCGCCGGGGTGAGGAGACGGGTGTTGATGCCGCGGCCCGGAAGCACGTCGAGGTGGTGGCGATGCGGGCGGTGATGGATGCCGAGCGTGCCCTCGGCCACGAGGTGATCGATGTCTCGGCGGAGAAGTGCGGCTGGGACGTCACCGCACATGCCCCTGCGGGGGACGGGCGAGCGCCAATGACACGCCACATCGAGGTGAAAGGCCGGGCGAAGGGCCAGACCACTATCACAGTCTCTCGTAACGAGATCCTCTATGGGCTCAATCAGGCAGACAAGTTCGTGCTCGCGGTGGTGCTGGTGGACGGTGAGGAGTACGAAGGGCCGTTCTACATCCGGGAACCGTTCGACCGCGAACCGGGCTGGGCGGTGACGAGCATGAACCTCGATCTCGCCGCTCTCCTTAATCGGGCGGAACAACCACAGTAATATAGGAGCTTCTATGGCTGTCAGGATACCAAAAAAACTGATCGAGGTGGCGTTGCCGCTTGACGAGATCAACGCCGCATCGGTGCGGGAGAAGTCAATCCGCCACGGCCACCCGTCGACCCTCCACCTCTGGTGGGCACGGCGACCGCTTGCGGCGGCACGGGCGGTGCTGTTTGCACAACTCGTGAATGATCCGGGCTACGAGCGGGAGCTCGGCCGGGGCGTGAACAGGGAGAAGGCCGAGGCGGAGCGGAAACGGCTTTTTGAACTGATAAAGAAACTCGTCCTCTGGGAGAACACCACGAACGAGGCGGTGCTCGCGGAGGCGCGGGAGGAGATCTGGAAGAGCTGGCGGGAAACCTGCGCTCTGAACAAGAACCACCCGCAGGCGAAGGAGCTCTTCAATCCAGATAAGTTGCCGGCCTTTCATGATCCGTTCGCCGGCGGCGGGGCGATCCCGCTTGAAGCCCAGAGGCTCGGCCTCGAGGCCTGGGCGTCCGACCTGAACCCGGTGGCGGTGCTGATCAACAAGGCGATGATCGAGATCCCACCGAAGTTTGCGGGGAGACCGCCGGTGAACCCGGAGAGCCGGAAGCAGAAGCGGGTCGGCACCGAGTGGAAGGGCGCTGCGGGGCTCGCGGAGGATGTCCGGTATTATGGGAAGTGGATGCGCGACGAGGCCGAGAAACGGATCGGCCACCTCTACCCGAAGGTGCGGGTCACAGCGGAGATGGCAGAGGAGCGGCCGGATTTGAGGGAATACATCGGGGAGGATCTGACGGTGATCGCGTGGCTCTGGGCGCGGACGGTGAAGAGCCCAAATCCGGCGTATAAGGAGGTGGAGGTGCCGCTCGCTTCGACGTTCTGGCTCTCGACGAAGAAGGGGAAGGAAGCATATATTGAGCCAATAGTTGAAGGAAAATCCTACCGGTTCTCAGTGAGAGTCGGAAAACCGAAGAATTCAGATCAGATCGGAAATGGGACAAAATTGTCCCGAGGAAGTTTTGGATGTCTCCTCTCGAGCACTCCGATGAGTTACTCTTACATCAATGATGAGGCGAACGCGGGTAGAATGGGTGCCCATATGATGGCCATCGTCGCAGAGGGGAGAAGGGGCCGGATCTATCTCTCCCCAACAGTTGAGATGGAGAACATTGCCAGAACGTCGATGACGTCATGGAAGCCGGAAACACCGTGTAGGGGGACGTTTGCGAGCAACGCACAGGGGCGGCGCTATGGATTCCATACATTCGGAGACTACTTCACCCCCCGCCAGCTCGTCGCCCTCACCATCTTCTCCGACCTTGTGGGTGAGGCGCAGGCGCAGGTTCTCCGCGACGCCCTCGCCGCTGGGATACCCGACGATGGCCGAGGGCTGGAGACGGGGGGCGACAGGGCCACGGCATATGCGGATGCGGTGGCGGTGTATCTGGGATTAGGAGTAAGTCGTCTCAGCGATATTTGCAATGCGCTATGTAGATGGGAGGTGTCAAAAACCCAAGTCCGCAACCTCTTTGGCCGACAAGCGATTCCCATGGTTTGGGATTTTGCTGAACCAAACTTATTTGCGGACGCTGCAGGAGATTATGGTGTCAGTCTAAAAACACTATCAAAAGTGATTGACCGCTTTTCCTGCAACAATCAGGGATTTGGCCTCCAATCAGATGCTTCGAATCAAAAGGTATCCCAAAATAATATCGTCTCCACAGATCCCCCGTACTACGACAACATCTGCTATTCTGACCTCTCTGACTTCTTCTATGTCTGGCTCCGCCGATCCTTAAAATCAATTCTACCTTCCATTTTCGTCACGATGGCCGTCCCAAAGGCCGAGGAACTGGTAGCGACACCTTACCGCCATGGATCGGAAGAATTAGCTGAGGCCTTCTTCATGAACGGGATGACCGAGGCCATGCGCCGCCTTGCTGAACAGGTTCATCCTGCCCTCCCGGTCACGATCTACTACGCCTTCAAGCAGTCCGAGACAGCTGGGAACGACACCACTTCCCCCGGTTGGGAATCCTTCCTTGAAGCAGTGTTGAAGGCTGGCTTCGCCGTCACCGGAACATGGCCGATGCGTACCGAACTCGGAAACCGCATGGTAGGGATGGACGCAAATGCCCTCGCCTCTTCAGTCGTCCTCGTCTGCCGCCGGCGCGACCCCGCCGCCCCCACCGTCTCCCGCAAAGAGTTCCTCCGCGAACTGAAGCGGGCACTCCCCGAGGCGCTCGACGAGATGACCGCCTCCTCGATCGCCCCCGTCGACCTTGCCCAGGCCTCGATCGGTCCCGGGATGGGAATCTTCTCAAAGTACTCCGCTGTCCTTGAGGCAGACGGGACGCCGATGTCGGTCCACGACGCCCTTGTCCTCATCAACCGCGAACTCGACGAATACTTCTCCGACGCCGGAGGCGACGTCGACGCCGACACCCGCTTCTGCCTCGGCTGGTTCCAGGAGAACGGCTGGCAAGAGGGGAAGTTCGGCGAGGCCGACGTCCTTGCCCGCGCCCGGGGCACCACCGTCGACGGCGTCCGGGAGGCCGGCGTCGTCGAGGCCGGCGGCGGGAAGGTCCGGCTCATGAGGTGGTCGGAGTATCCCGGCGACTGGTCGCCGGAGGCCGACAGCCGGACGCCCGTCTGGGAGGCGCTCCACCACCTCATCCGCGTTCACCAGTGCGGCGGCGGCGAATCCGAGGCCGCCGCCCTCCTCGCCCGGATGCCCGGCCGGGCGGCGGCGATCCGGCAGCTCGCTTACCGGCTCTACACCCTCTGCGAGCGGAAAGGCTGGGCCGAGGATGCCCGCCCGTACAACGAACTGATCACCTCGTGGGGAGCCGTCGAGGCACAGACGCCCACCGTGATCGAGAAAGCACCACAAAAGACACTATCCTCCTACGGAGGCTGACGTATGAAAAACCAGAAAGAGACCATCCGAAAGATGGTCAGTTACCTCAATGATGAGGAATGGAACGGGGGGTTCTGGCTGCCGAACATCCAGCGCCCGTTCGTCTGGCGAGAAGACCAGATCGAGCGCCTCTTTGACTCCATCATGCGGGAGTACCCAATCAGCACCCTCCTCGTATGGCGCACCAAATCGCGTATCCGCCGCCGGAAGTTCATCGATAATTATAAAAATACCATCAGGCTTACCGACTTTTACGTTCCCGAAGACGACAAAACCAAACTCCTTGTCCTCGATGGCCAGCAGCGGCTCCAGAGCCTCTTCATCGGCCTCAAGGGGAGTTATGAAAAGCGCGAACTCTACTTCGACGTCCTCAGCGGCGATCTTGTTGCACCCGAGGATATCCGTTACAAGTTCAAATTTCTGGATGCTGAAAAGGCCGCCTTCCCGTGGGTCAAGTTCAAGGAGATCGTCTTCATCAATGAACTCTCAACCAAGATCGCCAAATCGATCATCAGGAACGCCGGGAGGGAGTTGACTGAATCAGAAAAAGAGCGCGTTGAAGAGAATATAGCACTGGTTCAGATGCAGTTTGTCAACAGAGATCTGATCGTCTATCAGGAACTTGACAGCGTCGATAACACTGACGCCTACCGGGAAGACGATGTCGTTGAGATCTTCATCCGTGCCAATTCTGGAGGAACACGCCTCGGCAAATCCGATCTCCTCTTCTCCCTCCTGACATCATCATGGGAGGATGCGGATGAGAGGATGGATGAACTGCTCGATGATATCAACCGTGTCGGCTACGACTTCACCCGTGACTTTATCCTGAAGACGTGCCTGACGCTCCTCAACAAAGGGGCAGCATATGAAGTCAAAAAATTCCGTGACGAGCGCATTCGGCAAGAACTCATTGACAAGTGGGAGGGGATTTCTGCAGCCATCCGCGATGTGAGAGATTATCTCTACGGCAGAACCTTCATACGGACGGACAAGGCAATGCCGTCCTATCTCGTCCTCATCCCGATCATCTACTTCCGCTACCACTTTCCCCAAAAATGGGGTGCAGTGCAGAACCTTGATGACTACCTCCTCCGGACACTCCTCAGCGGGGCGTTCAGCGGTACACCTGACAACATGATCGACCGGTGTGTAAAGGCGATCAGTTCCTCCGGCGAGTTTGATGTGAACGAGATCTTCGGTATCGTACGTGAAGACGGGCGTAGCCTCGAATTGGCGGAGAGCACCATTCTCGGGCAGTATTACGGGTCAAAGCAGAGTCATCTCATCTTCAACCTCTGGTACAGAGACTTCAACTACATACCAGCATACGAAAACAATCTTCCTCAGGCTGATCACATCTTCCCGCAATCCCTCCTGAGAAAGGTTAAAAAAGTAAATCCGAGGACAGGAAGACAGGATCTTCTCAGGTACTATCAGGAAGATCGGGACCAGATAGCCAACCTCATGCTCCTCACCGCAGAGGAGAACGGCTTTTCCGGAAAACGGGATATTCCGCCTAATGAATGGTTCGCAGAAAAGGATGAAGCCTACCTTGAGATGCACCTGATCCCGAAGAACCCCGATCTCTGGGAACTGGATAACTATGAGGCGTTCATCGAGGAGAGAAAGAGGCTTATCCTTGACAAATTCAGCCACATAATTCAGGGGGCATAAATGACCATGACATCACTCAGACCTTGGCGGGAGATCGCCGTCCCGCACGAGGATGTCCTGAAGGGCACCTTCCAGCAGGCGGAGTTTGCGGCCGACCTCTCCCGCGTGCATAAAGGCACCGCAAGCCCCGAGTATCGTGACCCGGCGCTCTTCTTCAAGCGCACCTACATCACCGAGGGGATGCGCCTCCTCCTCGACTCCGTGGTGAAACGGATCACCGGACAGGGCGGTGACCCGGTCATCCAACTCCAGACCGCGTTCGGCGGCGGCAAGACGCATACCATGCTCGCCGTCTACCACCTCGCTCGCGGCGCCGTCCCGGTCGCCGACCTGCAGGGCATCCCCCCCATCCTCGACGCCGCCGGGGTCATCGACCTCCCGAAGGCCCGGGTCGTCGTCATCGACGGAACCAAACTCTCCCCGAACATGCCGGAGACACGGGGGAACGTCAGGGTGCGCACCATGTGGGGCGACCTCGCCTGGCAGCTCGGCGGCGAAGAAGCCTACGAGCGGATCCGGGAGGCCGACGAGTCCGGCACCTCCCCGGGCAAGGAGACGCTCGCCGCGCTTATCGCTCAATACTCGCCCTGCGTCATCCTGATAGACGAACTCGTCGCTTACATCCGGCAGTTCGATGAGAAGACGAGGCTCGCCGGTGGCACCTACGACTCCAACATCACCTTCATGCAGGCCCTCACCGAGGCGCTGAAGGCGGTGCCGACCGCCGTCCTGCTTGCCTCCCTCCCCGAGTCCGA includes:
- a CDS encoding helicase-related protein produces the protein MLRLEDIKKDAAVNGIEPGQVVQIVTTEPVGENALTVYYRTVNGQLKEQMLFRSSEASLSLAEAGRPWAFDAPGEEFKLAAEAYRIDLAYLFDPMMAVHTSNVEPLPHQITAVYQSMLPRQPLRFVLADDPGAGKTIMAGLLIRELLMRADAERILIVAPGSLVEQWQDEMYEKFGLEFTIFSRDLAEQSLGGNPFDDHPLLIARLDQLSRNEELQEKLAHTQWDLVVVDEAHKMSATYYGSKVNRTQRFRLGELLGAHTRHLLLMTATPHNGKEEDFQLFLSLLDSDRFYGKFRDGAHKVDVSDLMRRMVKEDLLKFDGTPLFPERIAESVTYTLSDAEAALYQQVTQYVREEMNKADRIENNQRKGAVGFALTGLQRRLASSPEAIYQSLKRRRERLKRRVEEMKIDSRGQALAETLFDVRTNGDVWDADEEMAADEYEEYEEEVVDQATASRTIHELEAEIRILEGLEERARQVVRSGHDRKWEELSRLLQDTPQMHEESGRQRKLIIFTEYKDTLRYLAARIRGLLGSEVAVVTIDGSDRREEQRKKQEMFRSDPVVRILIATDAAGEGVNLQNAHLMVNYDLPWNPNRLEQRFGRIHRIGQTEVCRLWNLVAAETREGDVYQRLLQKLETERKALGGRIFDILGEVFDERSLRDLLIEAIRYGDDPEVRARLLRRVEGALDTERLQELMRQNALCEVVMDEGRLFALKADMEKAEARKLQPYFIRAFFTRAFEEVGGELRAREPGRWEITHVPAAIRERDRQISGRDRRYMQPVLNRYERVCFEKEYVRLLDRVGAPMAALIHPGHPLMQAATDLVLERHQPKLRQGAVLVDPNDPGTTPRVLFIIDHSVRDGNDGSRTVSRRMQFVAIDDGGRAENAGWAPHLDLQPIGEEERELVADVLTSPWINTDLERLALAHATERIVPEHFAEVKERREQTADRTMAAVQARLVKEINFWQDRVIRLQDDQRAGKDVRMNLENVRRTVDDLTTRLARRQRELAAMRHVISATPVIAGGALVIPAGLLAARRGEETGVDAAARKHVEVVAMRAVMDAERALGHEVIDVSAEKCGWDVTAHAPAGDGRAPMTRHIEVKGRAKGQTTITVSRNEILYGLNQADKFVLAVVLVDGEEYEGPFYIREPFDREPGWAVTSMNLDLAALLNRAEQPQ
- a CDS encoding DUF1156 domain-containing protein, translating into MAVRIPKKLIEVALPLDEINAASVREKSIRHGHPSTLHLWWARRPLAAARAVLFAQLVNDPGYERELGRGVNREKAEAERKRLFELIKKLVLWENTTNEAVLAEAREEIWKSWRETCALNKNHPQAKELFNPDKLPAFHDPFAGGGAIPLEAQRLGLEAWASDLNPVAVLINKAMIEIPPKFAGRPPVNPESRKQKRVGTEWKGAAGLAEDVRYYGKWMRDEAEKRIGHLYPKVRVTAEMAEERPDLREYIGEDLTVIAWLWARTVKSPNPAYKEVEVPLASTFWLSTKKGKEAYIEPIVEGKSYRFSVRVGKPKNSDQIGNGTKLSRGSFGCLLSSTPMSYSYINDEANAGRMGAHMMAIVAEGRRGRIYLSPTVEMENIARTSMTSWKPETPCRGTFASNAQGRRYGFHTFGDYFTPRQLVALTIFSDLVGEAQAQVLRDALAAGIPDDGRGLETGGDRATAYADAVAVYLGLGVSRLSDICNALCRWEVSKTQVRNLFGRQAIPMVWDFAEPNLFADAAGDYGVSLKTLSKVIDRFSCNNQGFGLQSDASNQKVSQNNIVSTDPPYYDNICYSDLSDFFYVWLRRSLKSILPSIFVTMAVPKAEELVATPYRHGSEELAEAFFMNGMTEAMRRLAEQVHPALPVTIYYAFKQSETAGNDTTSPGWESFLEAVLKAGFAVTGTWPMRTELGNRMVGMDANALASSVVLVCRRRDPAAPTVSRKEFLRELKRALPEALDEMTASSIAPVDLAQASIGPGMGIFSKYSAVLEADGTPMSVHDALVLINRELDEYFSDAGGDVDADTRFCLGWFQENGWQEGKFGEADVLARARGTTVDGVREAGVVEAGGGKVRLMRWSEYPGDWSPEADSRTPVWEALHHLIRVHQCGGGESEAAALLARMPGRAAAIRQLAYRLYTLCERKGWAEDARPYNELITSWGAVEAQTPTVIEKAPQKTLSSYGG
- a CDS encoding GmrSD restriction endonuclease domain-containing protein; protein product: MKNQKETIRKMVSYLNDEEWNGGFWLPNIQRPFVWREDQIERLFDSIMREYPISTLLVWRTKSRIRRRKFIDNYKNTIRLTDFYVPEDDKTKLLVLDGQQRLQSLFIGLKGSYEKRELYFDVLSGDLVAPEDIRYKFKFLDAEKAAFPWVKFKEIVFINELSTKIAKSIIRNAGRELTESEKERVEENIALVQMQFVNRDLIVYQELDSVDNTDAYREDDVVEIFIRANSGGTRLGKSDLLFSLLTSSWEDADERMDELLDDINRVGYDFTRDFILKTCLTLLNKGAAYEVKKFRDERIRQELIDKWEGISAAIRDVRDYLYGRTFIRTDKAMPSYLVLIPIIYFRYHFPQKWGAVQNLDDYLLRTLLSGAFSGTPDNMIDRCVKAISSSGEFDVNEIFGIVREDGRSLELAESTILGQYYGSKQSHLIFNLWYRDFNYIPAYENNLPQADHIFPQSLLRKVKKVNPRTGRQDLLRYYQEDRDQIANLMLLTAEENGFSGKRDIPPNEWFAEKDEAYLEMHLIPKNPDLWELDNYEAFIEERKRLILDKFSHIIQGA